The genomic DNA GTTTAAAACCACACCATTTTCATCAACCAAAACAGCTACTTCAGATTCACCAATATCTGCAAAGGCAACAATGCTTCTAAAGTCTTCTGTACTTGCGTTTCTATTGGTAATCCAAACTTCTACTCTGGTAATATTTATAGGGCTATTTATTAATGGATAATTCTTTAGCGAATTGGCATAATTGTCTATAAAATATTGCGATAAGAAAAAGTGCCTGTCATTATCATAATCTGTAGTTCTTAATTCAAAAGATTGTATAGAGGCACCACCTTCTGCAATAACCGTTTTACTTTCAGAATTTTGTTGAGAGAAAACAGCGGTAACATTTGTGTTTCCAAATTTTAAATCTGTCTTTACACCAAACAAACTTTGTGCTCCGTTAATTAAAGAGTTTTTAATAGGCATAGAAACATTACCTGCTTCCAAACCCTGTATAATATCATCTTCAGTTGGTGTGAAACCAATTTTCACTAAATTTTGAAAATCGAAAGAAGCTTGTGTATCATAATTTGCAGTAAACTCTAAGCGTTCCCCAACTTTTGCACGAATACTTGCATTTATCTGTTGATCAAAATCAAAAGTAAGACTACTTCTATTTTCTTCGGAAATTTGCGGATTGTCTGTGTTTTGATAAATAAAACCAAGCTTTAGGTTTAAATTTCCTGTAGGTGTTACTTTTACTTCGGTTCCTCCAAAAATGGTTTCAAAAAACTTATTATTTACATAATAAGTTGGCAATAAGTCTTTTTGGGCATCCTTTGAACCTTTTTTCTTACTGTTTGTTGCGCTTACTTTATCTTTAAAGTATTGCAACATATCTCTTTTTAAACGGTATTGTTGATATTCTCTTGGAGATAAATAAATAGGAGTTCTTGTGTAGTAATTCCCGATTTTTTCAACAATAACATATTTGTTTAAGACCTTGTCAAAAATAATTTCTTTCTCTGCTAGATCATCTAAATAGAGGCCTCCCTTTTGTGTACTTTTAAAATCGTAGCGTAGATTTAGAGAATCTATTGCGGCGGATACAGAATCTTTCTTTGTGTTCTTTTGAGCGTAAGTAGACAAGCTTACTACGAAAGTAATTGCTATAAATAAAAACGTACTTTTATAAAATGTACTCAATTGATTATAAACTTTTTAAGGCTAATTTTATTATTTTTTCTACAGAAGCATCTGCATGTTCTTTTACAATAATAGAAACCAATTTTTCTGATTGTTTTCTTTGAAAACCTAAAACTTCTAAAGCAGATAACGCTTCATCTTTGTTTGTATTGCTTGTGCTCATAGAAACTTCATCAATATCAAAAGTCTTTAAGATCTTATCTTTTAAGTCTACAATAACCCTTTGTGCTGTTTTTACACCAATTCCTTTTACAGATTGTATCAATGCAACATTTTCAGATGCAATTGCCTGCTGAATTTCTTCCGAAGTCATAGAAGACAACATGGTTCTTGCAATACTTGGCCCAACACCAGAAACAGAAATTAAGAACTTAAAAATGGCTCTTTCTGTTTTATTTATAAACCCAAAAAGTGTATGCGCATCTTCCCGTATAGAAAGATGCGTATACAAAATTACGTTCTCATCTGCAGGTAATGCAGAAAACGTATTTAAGGAAATATGAAGTAAATACCCAACACCATTGCAATCTACAACAACCTCTGTTGGATTTTTCTCAACTAATCTTCCTCTAACTTGTGTAATCATAAAAATCTTTTCAGGCTTCTAAAGTAATACTTTTTATTTGTTGTTTCTTTTTTCTTTTTGTTGAGCGTCTACAACCGCCAAAGCAGCCATGTTTACCATTTCATCTACACTTGCACCTAATTGTATAATATGTACAGGTTTATTAAAGCCTAAAATTACAGGACCAATTGATTCTACTCCTTCAACTTGCTTTAATAATTTATAGGTAATGTTTGCAGATTCTAAGTTAGGAAAAATCAAAACATTTACTTTTTTGCCGTTTAATTTAGAAAAAGGAAATTCTTTTGCTAACAATTCTGGATTTAAAGCAAAATCTGCTTGTATTTCTCCATCGATTACCGTGTCTGGAAAATGACGATGAATGTAAGAAACGGCTTCTCTAATTTTTTTAGAGGTTTCTGAATTCGAAGAACCAAAATTAGAGAAAGACAACATGGCAATATTTGGTTTCATACCAAACATTGTTACAAACTTACCTGTAATTTGTGCGATTTTGGCCAATTCTTTAGCCGTTGGGTTTTCATTAATAGTAGTATCCGCTAAAAATAATGGGCCTTGTTTTGTAAGCATTAAATTACAAGCTGCAATTTTTGAGACGTCTTTATCTCTTTCAATTAGTTCTAACATTGGTTTAACAACAGACGGATAAGGTCTAGAGTAACCGGTAATTAGTGCATCTGCTTCTCCTTCATTTACCATCATCGCTGCAAAATAATTACGCTCTCGCATCAATTTTTTTGCTTCAGAAAAAGTACGTCCTTTTCTTTGACGAGTTTTCCAATACGCTTCGCCAAAACGACTTCTTCTCTCGTCTTCTTCATCTGTCTTAGGGTCTATAATAGTTACATCGTCTGTAAAGCCAATTTCTTCTTTTAGTTCTAGAATTACTTCTTTTCTACCTAATAAAATTACTTTTCCTAATTTTTCTTCATGTACTCTTTGTGCAGCTTTTAAAACATCTAAATGATCTGCTTCAGCAAAAACAACACGTTTTGGATTACTTTTTGCTCTGTTGTGTAAAAGTCTAATTTCTTTACTACCAGTACCAGAGCGCTCCATTAATTCTTCTCTATATTTATCCCAATCTAGAATTGGCTCTAAAGCAACACCAGAATCCATTGCAGCCTTTGCAATTGCTGGCGGAATTTCATAAATTAACCTTGGATCAAATGGTTTAGGAATAATATATTCTCTTCCGTATGCTAAATTTACTTCGTCATACACAATATTTACCTGTTCTGGCACCGATTTCTTTGCTAAATCAGCCAAAGCATGTACAGCAGCCATTTTCATTTCTTCATTAATTTTAGTGGCTCTAACATCTAAAGCACCTCTAAAAATAAACGGAAACCCAAGTACATTATTTACTTGGTTAGGATGGTCTGATCTACCTGTAGCCATAATAATATCTTTTCTTGTGGCTACTGCTAAATCGTATTCTATTTCAGCCACAGGATTTGCCATTGCAAATACGATTGGGTCTTTAGACATCGATAAAAGCATTTCTGGAGAAACTACATTTCCTTTCGATAAACCAATAAAAATATCGGCATTGTGCATTGCTTCGTCTAAGGTGTGTAAATCTCTATCTGTTGCAAATTCTGCTTTTTGAGAAGTAAGGTTATCTCTATCATTTCTAATAACACCTTTACTGTCGCACATAACAACATTTTCTCTTTTTACACCTAGTTTTAAGTATAGGCGTGTACAAGAAATTGCCGCAGCACCAGCTCCGTTTACTACAATTTTTACTTTACTAATATCTTTTTCTGTAATATCGATGGCATTTTTTAAAGCTGCAGCAGAAATAATTGCAGTTCCATGTTGGTCATCATGCATTACAGGAATGTCTAATTCTTCTTTTAAACGTCTTTCAATTTCAAAAGCTTCAGGCGCTTTAATGTCTTCTAAATTTATTCCACCAAAAGTTGGTGCAATCGCTTTTACTGTTTGTATAAAAAGTTCTACATCTGTAGCGTCTACTTCGATATCAAAAACATCTATATCTGCAAAAATTTTAAATAATAAACCTTTTCCTTCCATTACTGGCTTTGAAGCCTCAGGACCAATATCTCCCAAACCTAAAACGGCAGTTCCGTTAGAAATTACAGCAACTAAATTACCTTTAGCAGTATATTTATAAACGTTGTTTTTATCTTTTGCTATTTCTAAACAAGGTTCTGCTACTCCTGGAGAATATGCCAGTGCTAGGTCATGTTGCGTTGCATATTTTTTAGTTGGTACAACTTCAATTTTACCTGGTTTCGGTTTTGCATGATATAGTAAAGCTTCATGTCTTTTTCTAGAATCACTCATAAATCTGTTGTTTGTTTGAACCCACAAATATATGGTTTTCAACGGAAGAGAAAACGATGAAAAGGAATCTTTTGTAAATTGAACTTCCCTTCTAAATCTATAGACTGATGTTCTTTTATAAGATCCTTTTTTTATGGATTTATTTTGATGTAATATTAATATTTTAGTCAGACTTTTACGAGCAGGCAACTTTTAAGCCTTTAAGAACGTCTTTGAAATTAAGAAAGCATTATAAGTTGTTTAACAAATATTAATGATTTTCTTGTAGCATAAACTTTATGTTTGTGTCAACTAACAAACCTATTCTATGAAAAAAATTACTTTTATCTTTTTATTTATTGCATTTTCTATAAATGCGCAAATAAAAGGAAACGTTACAGATGTTAAAGGAGAGCCACTTTCTTTTGTAAGTGTTTATTTAAATAATACGGTAACCGGAACTACTACAAACGATAATGGAGATTATGTTTTAAACCTAAAAAAACCAGGAAAATATACTATAATTTTTCAATTTATAGGCTTTACTACATTAAAAAAAGAGGTAAATGTTACTTCTTTTCCTTTTGAATTAAATGTTGCCTTAGAAGAAGAAAATGTAACGTTGAAAGAGATTGTTATTTCAACAAAAGACAATCCTGCAAATAGAATTATTAGAAATGTAATTGCAAATAAAGATAAGAATACAGACAAATATGCAAACTATACAGCGAAGTTTTATTCAAGAGGATTGACGAGAATTAAAGATGCACCAGAGAAGTTTTTCGGACAAACTACAGGCGATCTTGGTGGAGGTTTAGACTCTACAAGAAGTGGAATTATTTATTTATCAGAGACTTTTTCGAATATATCATTTCAGAAAAAACCAAAAAAATTCAAAGAAAAGATAGTGGCCTCTAAGGTTTCTGGTCAAGATAACGGTGTTAGTTTTAATAGAGCAGAAGATTCTAATTTAGATTTGTATGAAAATAGTTTAGAAGTTTTTAACGGTTTAGTTTCTCCAATTTCTACAAACGCATTTAGTTATTACAAATATAAATTAGTTGGAACTTTTTATGATAAAAACGGAAAGCTCATTAACAAAATAAAAATAATACCTAAGCGTAAAAACGATCGTGTTTTTGAGGGTTTTATCTATATTGTAGAAAATGATTGGGCTTTATACGGTACAGATGTTACTGCGACAGGAGCGCAAGTAAATATACCAATTGTAAATTCTCTAAAATTAAAACAAGGGTATAATTATTCCGAAGAAATAGAAGGTTGGGTTTTAATTAGTCAAACTATAGATTTTGATATTTCTATTTTTGGTTTTAAACCAAGTGGAAAATTTTCTTACGCATATTCAGATTATAATTTTAAGCCAACTTTTACAGAAAAAACTTTTACAAATGAGATTTTGTCCTTTGAAAAAGATGCGACAAAAAAAGATACTGTTTTTTGGAATAAATTAAGACCCGTTCCACTTACAAAAGAAGAGGTTACAGATTATAAAATTAAGGATAGTATTAAGGTTCTTAAAAAATCTAAAAAATATTTAGATTCTATAGATGCAAAAGGAAATAAGTTTGGTTGGCTAGATCCAGTAATGGGATATACGTATAGAAATTCTTATAAAAACAAATCGTTTTCTTATAATGGTCCTTTGTTAAGAACAGGCTTTAATACAGTTCAAGGGGCATATACTGCTGCGGGTTTTAGTTATTTTGAAGAAATAAATGAAGCTGGAAAATGGTGGAATGCTAGCGTAAATGTAAATTATGGTTTTTCAGACAAAACATTTAGACCAACGTTCTCTTTCTCTAAAAAATGGAACAACTTTTCGAGACCAAGATTAAATATTTCTGGAGGAATTACAACAAGACAATTTAATGGTAGAGATCCTGTTTTTAAATTGAATAACACTATTTCTTCTTTATTCTATAGATCGAATTACCTTAAGATTTATGAAAAAACGTTTGCTAAAATTCGTTATTCAGAGGAGATTAAAAATGGAATCTACTTTACGTCTTCGTTAGAATACGCAAAAAGAACACCACTTTTTAATACCACTAATTATTCTTTTGCAAAACAAAGTACGAATGGCTTCACGTCTAACAATCCTTTAGATCCTACAGATTTTACAAACGCCGCTTTTGCAGAACACCATATTGCAACCTTAAATGTTGGTGCTACTTTTGTATTCGGACAAAAATATGCTTCTTACCCAGATAGTAAATCGAACGAAGGCAATGACAAATACCCAACTTTAAGTCTTAATTATACAAAAAGATTTGGTGCGAGTAATTCTGAATTAAATTCAGATCTTTTTATAGCAAATCTTAGGCAAGATGTAAATGTTGGCAATTATGGTAAATTTGCTTATTCGTTTAGGGCGGGTGCTTTTTTAGAGAAAAAAAACATTGCTTTTATGGATAATTTACAAGCAAATGGAAACCAATTATTGTTTCCAATAGATAGGTCTTTAAGTAGTTTTAATTTATTAGAATATTACAAGTTTTATTCAAATGATAAGTATGCAGAAATACATGTAGAGCACAATTTTAGAGGTGCTATTTTGGGTAAAATTCCGTTATTAAACAAATTGAACTTTCACTTAGTTGCTGGTGGAAAAGCGCTGTTTATGGCAGATAAGAGTCCGTATACAGAATACGCTATTGGTTTGGCAAATTTAGGTTTTGGTAAATGGCGTTTTTTACGTGTAGAATATGTAAATGCGAGCTACAATGGTATAAAAGAAAATGGTTTTGTGTTTAGAGCAAGTATGTTTTAACTATTTTTGATAGATGAAAATAGAAGTCCTTCTTTTTGGTATTACTTCAGATTTAATTGGTGAAACGCAGCTAAATGTTGAGTTAGAAAACTTAATTTCTGTAGCTGATTTTAAATCGGTTTTAAAAGAAAAATATCCGCAGTTGAAAAATATCAATTCGTATGCAATTGCAGTAAATGAAGCTTATGCCGAAGATCAATTGTTTTTAAAAGAAGATGATGTGGTGGCTATAATTCCGCCAGTTAGTGGTGGGTAATTTTTTTAATTGATACAAAAAAAAACACGTTTTATAGAACGTGTTTCTTTATTTTCTGCGTGCCAATGTGTTTAGTTTTTTAAGAACAATAGACTCGAAAATTCTTAAAAAATAATAATTTATTAGTATTTTTATCTGTAAAATGTTGCGTGTTGATAGTTTTTAAGCAGTTGCCTTTTTACTAAAATATTTTTTATCAACATAAAAAGTACCAAAAGGAATTATAGAAGCAACTAAAACAACTGCTAAGGTTTTATTGTTCCAATTCATTTCTTTTTTGATAAGAATTGCCAAAACAACATATAGCATAAATAAAATTCCGTGTGGCATTCCTAGCATCTTTACATAAGAAGCATCTCCCTGAAAATATTTAATTGGTGTAGCTATAAAAAGTAACAATAAGTAAGAGGTTCCTTCTAAAAGGCTGATAATTCTAAAGATATTTTTCATTTTTTTTATCTAATTAGTCATTGCGAATTTACGAAGCAATCTGCTGATTGAAGGAGTGGTTCCTTGGTTAGAACTTCCTCGTAATGACGTTTCATTTTATAATTACAAAAATACAAAATTGTTTCCCTATTTTTGTTGAACAATGCAGAGAACTTCCATAAAAATTACTTCAGAAAAATTAGATTTAAATGAGTGCTACAGTTTTGTAGAGGATGATGCTTGTGGCGGAATTACTGCATTTGTAGGAACTGTTAGAAACAATACACAAGGTAAAGAGGTAACACAATTAGATTTTTCGACTTACAAACCAATGGCAATTAAAGAAATGCAAAAAATTGCAGATTTGGCTTTGGTGAAATTTGATATTAAAAAAATAGCCGTTCATCATGCAGAAGGAATGTTGCAAATTGGCGAAATTCCTGTAATAATTACCGTTTCTTCTAAACACAGAAAAGCAGCTTTTGAAGCATGTGAATTTGCCATAGATATGTTAAAAGAAACTGTACCTATCTGGAAAAAAGAACATTTTTCTGATGGTGAGGTTTGGGTAAACGCACATCCGTAGGTTTAGTTGGTTGTTTTCAGTTGACGGTTGAATATGCATAACCGCAAAAAAAACTGAAAACGGTTACTCTAAACTGCTAACTACTTTTCTGCTCTGTAGCCACAAGTAAAATTGTACTCCAAATAATACTGCGCCAGCTAATAAATGCGTGGCTTGTGTACCTAAAGGAAATTCTGCATAATACATTAACATACCCGTAATAGTTTCTAGGAAGATTAAAAAGAGAATCCAGTTTACTAAATTGTAGCCTAAATTTTTAATTTGATTGATGTAGAACATTCCTAAGTTTACCAAGACAATTGCAATGGTAAAAGATCTATGAAAATAGAATTTAAAACTAGGATTCATTAAGCTGTAATCTTTGTTTTCGAAGCCAAATAGTTTTACTTGCTCGTCTATAAATTGTCTTACTTGCGTTCCTAATGCAATTTGTATCAATGAAAAAAGGACAGAAATAATCAATAATTTATTAAAAACGGCATTGTATTTAAACGTTGGCTTTTTATCAGAAACAATAAACTTCAACCATAATAAAAGTGCAATAATTATAAGGCCAACCACCATGTGAATGGTAATAATTGCAGGTGTTAAATTAGAGTCTACTACGGTTTTGCCTAACCAGGCTTCGAAAAGCATTAAAAAGAAGGCAGTATAAGCCAAAATTGGAATTCTCTTATCAGTTTTTCTGAGCTTAAAAGCACCATAAATTAGGAATAGAAAGACAAAACCAGCTAAAACAGAGGCTAATCTATTGATGTATTCCGTCCAAGTATGATACTTGTTAAATTTATTGTAATCGTGCTTTGTGTAGTTTGCCCAGTTTTTAGCGTTGAAGTTTGCTTCCGTTTTTAAATCGTGTTCAGCAACAAACAAAACTTCATCTTTAATAATAATAAAACCTTCCTTATATATAGTGTTTGGTTTCCATGTAATTTGTTCTTCAGAAGTTGGTGGAATGTAATAGCCAAAACATTTTGGCCAATCTGGACAACCCATTCCAGAACCTGTCATTCTAACAACAGAACCTGCTAAAAATATTAAATAAACAGAAATAATAGCTATTTGTACTATTTGTGGAAACCTATTTTTCATCAGAAAAAACTTTTTGTAAAGATACTTCAAAAATAAACCGTCTAAAAGTTTTTAAGCAGTCTTCTCTTATCTGTAAAAATTCTAAATAAAGCAAGTTTTTGTGTAAATAAAAATTGTTTTTCAAGTTTACTTCATAACCTAATTTTTATTTTTTTTGATAGAAATTTTTATAAAAACAAGGTTTTAAGAATGTCAACAGTAGCAGTAACTTAGGTGTTTTTAGGGTTTTAAAATATTGATTATCATTTATTTGAAAAATCGTTCATTTTTTGGAATATTGGAAAAATTAGTGCTATTGTTAAAAACTTCAAGGGATTTGTGAATAACTATGACTTTCATTTTGGAACAAAAAAGCCAATCTTTGTAGAAGTCGTTCTTAACGATTAATTAACATTCAAAATAACACCAACTTACTGTGGAAATTACGCAAATAATTAAAAGAGACTCTGAAACTACCCTTTTCGAGCTAGAGAAAATTACCAACGCTATCGAAAAAGCAATGATTACTGTAAGTCATGGTACTAGACAAGATGCTATTGCAATTTCAAACATTGTAAATGGTACTTTATTAGAGAGAAAATTAAATGAGCCAGATTATACGCCCACAGTAGAACAGGTTCAAGATATTGTAGAATATAAATTAATGGACAGTCCTTTTCATGATGTTGCGAAGGCTTACATTTTATATAGAGATGAACAAACTAGAAGTAGAAAAAGCAATATTTTTGAAAAGAGATTAAATCTAAAGCCATACGATTATCCTGCTTTGGGTGAATATGTAGATGCTATTAGACACTCTTATTGGATTCATACAGAATTTAATTATACAAGCGATATACAAGATTTTAAGACGTCTCTTACACCTGTCGAAAAAAATGCCATAAAGAATACGATGTTGGCTATTTCTCAAATTGAGGTTGCAGTAAAAACTTTTTGGGGAGATATTTATAAGAAGATGCCAAAGCCAGAAATTGGTTCGGTTGGTGCTACGTTTGCAGAAAGTGAAGTGCGCCATCATGATGCGTATTCGCATTTATTAGAAATTTTAGGGTTAAATAATGAGTTTAAAAACTTAAGAAAAAACCCTGTAATTATGAAACGTGTTAATTACTTAGAATTAGCCTTAAAAAACGTAAACAGCGAAAACAATAAAGATTTTTCAGAGTCTATTATTTTATTTTCTTTATTTATAGAGCATGTATCTTTATTTTCTCAGTTTCTTATTATTATGGCTTTTAATAAGCATAAGAATGTATTAAAAGGAATTTCTAATGTAGTAGAGGCAACTTCTAAAGAAGAACAAATTCATGGAGATTTCGGTATCGATCTTATCAAAATTATAAAAGAAGAAAACCCAGAATGGTTCGATGAAGAGCATAGTTTATTAGTGCAAGAAACGTGTAAAGAAGCATTTCTTTCTGAAAGCAAACTAATCGATTGGATTTTCGAAGAAGGAGAATTAGATTTCTTACCTAAAGAAGTAATTAAAGAATTTATAAAAAATAGATTTAACAATTCGTTAACAAGTATTGGTGTTACAAAAATATTTGATGTTGATGAGGCTTTATTGTCTCAAACAGATTGGTTTGATGATGAAATTATTGGAACCAAACATGGCGATTTCTTTGTGAAAAGATCTATTAATTATAGTAAAAGAACTAAAAGTATAACCAGCGACGACTTATTTTAAATATATGAACCTAAACGACCTTAAGACCACCGAACTTACCGAACACGAAAAATTAATTCAAGCAAGAAATATTTCTAGAGAGAAAATGCTTAAAGATAAAAATGAACCAGAAATTGAATGGCTAACAGACAATAGTCGTAAATTTTTAGAATCTGGGTATTTAACAGGAGATACAACACCAGAAGAAAGAATACGTGAAATTGCAGACAATGCAGAACGTATTTTAAAAATGGATGGTTTTTCTGATAAATTTTATAAATATATGGCAGCGGGTTATTTCTCTTTGTCATCACCAGTTTGGTCTAATTTCGGAAAGAAAAGAGGTTTGCCTATTAGTTGTTTTGGTTCGCACGTGGCAGATGATATGGGAGATATTTTATTCTCACAATCGGAAGTTGGTATGATGTCTAAGTTAGGTGGAGGAACGTCTGGTTATTTCGGTAAATTACGCCAAAGAGGGGCAGATGTTAAAAATAATGGTTCTTCGTCTGGTTCTGTTCACATTATGCAGTTGTTTGAAAAAATGGTTGATGTTGTAAGTCAAGGTTCGGTAAGACGTGGAAGATTCTCGCCATACTTACCAGTAGATCATGAAGATATTAAAGAGTTTTTAGAAATAGGAACAGAAGGAAACCCAATACAAGAACTAACGCATGGTGTTACTGTAAGTGATGAGTGGATGCAAGCCATGATTGATGGTGATGTAGAAAAAAGAGGTATTTGGGCAAAAATATTACAAAGAAGAGGAGAGATAGGATATCCTTATATTCTTTTTAGAGACAATGCAAACAACGGAACGGTAGATGTTTACAAAGACAAAAACCACGAAATTTATGCAAGTAACTTGTGTACAGAAATTATGTTACCGTCTAATGAAGACTGGTCTTTTGTTTGTTGTTTATCATCAATTAACTTGGTGCATTACGACAAATGGAAAGATACAGATGCAGTAGAAACATTGACGTACTTTTTAGATGCAGTAATGCAAGAATTTATCAATAAATTGGAAGTGTACAGAGATTCTCCAGATAGAGATGATCAGTTTACATTCCGTTTTATGGAAAAAGCATATAATTTTGCAAAAGATAACAGAGCTTTAGGTTTAGGTGCTTTAGGATGGCATTCTTTATTACAATCTAAAATGTTGGCATTTGATAGTCCAGAAGCGTATGATTTAAATAGTGAAATCTTTAAAGTAATTAAAGAAAGATCTTACAAAGCATCTGAAGAAATGGCTAAAA from Polaribacter sp. ALD11 includes the following:
- a CDS encoding ribonucleoside-diphosphate reductase subunit alpha, whose product is MNLNDLKTTELTEHEKLIQARNISREKMLKDKNEPEIEWLTDNSRKFLESGYLTGDTTPEERIREIADNAERILKMDGFSDKFYKYMAAGYFSLSSPVWSNFGKKRGLPISCFGSHVADDMGDILFSQSEVGMMSKLGGGTSGYFGKLRQRGADVKNNGSSSGSVHIMQLFEKMVDVVSQGSVRRGRFSPYLPVDHEDIKEFLEIGTEGNPIQELTHGVTVSDEWMQAMIDGDVEKRGIWAKILQRRGEIGYPYILFRDNANNGTVDVYKDKNHEIYASNLCTEIMLPSNEDWSFVCCLSSINLVHYDKWKDTDAVETLTYFLDAVMQEFINKLEVYRDSPDRDDQFTFRFMEKAYNFAKDNRALGLGALGWHSLLQSKMLAFDSPEAYDLNSEIFKVIKERSYKASEEMAKMYGEPAVLKGYGRRNTTLNAIAPTTSSAFILGQVSQGIEPIWSNIYVKDIAKIKTTIKNPILEKLLEEKGHNTLDVWKSIRDNDGSVQHLDILTEAEKDVFKTYSEIDQKVIVYQAANRQNHIDQGQSINIMVHPDMPIKEVNDVYITAWKLGVKSMYYQHSMNAAQKFKQKKDCLNCEG